A single genomic interval of Aegicerativicinus sediminis harbors:
- a CDS encoding LysE family translocator, giving the protein MLDNVLAAIPFGIILSFTIGPVFFVLLETGATKGFKQAVIFDIGVIFADIVFIALALYSTSGLIDSIKGESDFLILGGVLLIVYGIISFIKISRSFRTIVREYHRVEIQKNYHKLFLKGFLLNFINIGVLIGWVGFIIIANSLTQSSEGIYFFLATILATYFIVDLAKIAAAKKLRSKLTPRLIFKAKKIVALIILGFGILLLFQGFFPKEKEKLQNRLEHIGKEIE; this is encoded by the coding sequence ATGTTAGATAATGTTTTAGCGGCTATTCCATTTGGTATCATTTTATCGTTTACCATTGGACCTGTTTTTTTTGTGTTACTTGAAACAGGAGCTACTAAAGGATTTAAACAGGCTGTTATCTTCGATATCGGCGTTATCTTTGCCGATATCGTATTTATAGCATTAGCCCTTTACAGTACGAGTGGACTTATAGATTCCATTAAAGGAGAGTCTGATTTTCTAATTTTAGGAGGTGTATTGCTTATTGTATATGGTATTATTTCCTTTATAAAAATTTCCAGATCTTTTAGAACAATTGTTAGGGAGTACCATAGAGTTGAAATTCAAAAAAATTACCATAAACTCTTTCTTAAGGGTTTTTTATTGAATTTTATAAATATTGGGGTTTTAATAGGATGGGTAGGTTTCATCATAATAGCTAATTCCCTTACCCAGTCTAGTGAAGGTATTTATTTCTTTTTAGCTACTATCTTGGCAACTTATTTTATTGTGGATTTAGCAAAGATTGCGGCAGCAAAAAAGCTAAGAAGCAAACTAACTCCCAGATTGATTTTTAAGGCTAAAAAAATAGTAGCATTGATCATTTTAGGTTTTGGTATCCTTTTATTGTTTCAAGGCTTTTTTCCGAAGGAAAAGGAAAAACTCCAGAACCGGTTAGAACATATTGGCAAGGAAATAGAATAA
- a CDS encoding PorP/SprF family type IX secretion system membrane protein, with product MKKLILLISIIVSVNSFAQEVYLPTHTQYLADNYFVIAPTYAGIGENMKIRLNALTQWVGIKDAPDTQSLVGDIRIGNKSGVGLLFYNDRNGNTRQQGARASFAHHLTLSESNDQFLSFGISYIYNHFRIDIENFDPTIPDPAIVDDRALGNHNFEVGVLYRYRSFYINLTAANILDKDLEDFTIYEPGKLRNYTIFSGYRIKTKNKDIEVEPSVYFQLYESDGRSVTDLNVKVRKNFRDDNYAWAGISYRFLNDQFMAPLNIGPMAGIMMSKLYFAYSYQIIMNDLINYNSGTHMITVGIDIFRGTGSCECMKLK from the coding sequence ATGAAAAAATTAATCCTACTTATATCGATAATCGTAAGTGTGAATAGCTTCGCACAAGAAGTTTATTTGCCTACCCACACCCAATATTTGGCAGATAATTATTTTGTGATAGCCCCTACCTATGCTGGTATTGGTGAAAACATGAAAATCCGTTTAAATGCACTGACCCAATGGGTCGGTATCAAAGACGCGCCCGATACCCAATCATTGGTAGGTGACATCAGAATTGGAAATAAATCTGGGGTAGGTTTATTGTTTTACAATGACCGTAATGGTAATACTCGTCAACAGGGGGCACGGGCTTCCTTTGCACACCACCTAACATTAAGTGAAAGCAATGACCAGTTTTTATCTTTTGGTATTTCTTACATCTACAACCATTTCAGGATTGATATTGAAAATTTTGATCCAACCATCCCAGATCCTGCTATTGTTGATGATAGAGCTTTGGGTAACCATAACTTTGAAGTTGGTGTTTTATACAGGTATAGATCATTCTATATTAATTTAACCGCCGCCAATATTTTGGATAAGGATCTTGAAGATTTTACTATTTATGAACCAGGTAAACTTAGAAATTATACTATTTTTTCAGGTTATAGAATTAAAACCAAAAACAAGGATATTGAAGTTGAGCCATCTGTCTATTTTCAATTATATGAAAGTGATGGAAGGTCCGTAACCGACCTTAATGTTAAGGTTAGAAAAAACTTTAGAGATGATAATTATGCCTGGGCAGGGATAAGTTACCGCTTTCTAAATGATCAGTTTATGGCGCCCCTCAATATAGGTCCTATGGCCGGTATAATGATGAGTAAATTATATTTTGCTTACTCCTACCAAATTATAATGAACGACCTTATTAATTATAATTCAGGTACCCATATGATTACGGTTGGTATAGATATTTTCAGGGGAACTGGAAGTTGTGAGTGTATGAAATTGAAATAA
- a CDS encoding head GIN domain-containing protein, producing MKNIAFLIFFLSTTVMFSQKVREIGDFNEVKVYDRIDVKMVQSNTNKVEIHGEDLTDVEIVNKNGVLKIRMDIEKTLHGEDNYVILYFTGVNIIDGNEGAFISTETSLKQESIELRSQEGARLDIKLEVTSVDIKAVTGGGIKTTGSAKYQDININTGGIYEGEDFITENTTIAIKAAGEAAVNASKQVDAKVRAGGDIRIYGNPEKVNEDTALGGRITRVNQ from the coding sequence ATGAAAAACATAGCATTTTTAATTTTCTTTCTTAGTACTACGGTAATGTTTAGCCAGAAAGTGAGGGAAATTGGAGACTTTAACGAGGTAAAGGTTTACGATCGTATAGATGTTAAGATGGTACAATCTAATACCAATAAGGTTGAAATTCACGGTGAAGATCTCACCGATGTAGAAATTGTAAATAAAAATGGAGTGTTAAAAATTCGAATGGATATAGAAAAAACACTTCATGGAGAGGATAATTACGTTATACTTTATTTTACCGGTGTTAATATTATCGATGGAAATGAAGGTGCTTTTATTTCTACCGAAACATCTTTAAAACAAGAATCAATTGAATTACGATCTCAAGAAGGCGCAAGGTTAGATATAAAATTGGAAGTGACATCCGTCGATATAAAAGCTGTTACTGGTGGAGGTATAAAAACCACAGGTTCAGCAAAATATCAAGACATAAACATTAATACGGGAGGAATCTATGAAGGAGAAGATTTTATTACTGAAAACACTACAATTGCAATTAAGGCAGCAGGTGAAGCTGCAGTTAACGCAAGTAAACAGGTAGATGCAAAAGTTAGGGCTGGTGGAGATATCAGAATTTATGGTAATCCTGAAAAGGTGAATGAGGATACCGCCTTGGGAGGCCGTATTACTCGAGTAAATCAATAG
- the folB gene encoding dihydroneopterin aldolase — protein MGIIKVENIRVFAYHGCLKEETKIGSDYRVDLEVKADLQTSAATDALSDTVDYVFLNRVVREEMLRPTHLLETVGKRILDRIMSESGKVQYAIVWVSKLNPPIGGDVERVTIQMQKSRK, from the coding sequence GTGGGAATTATAAAAGTTGAAAATATTCGTGTATTTGCTTATCACGGATGTTTAAAGGAAGAAACTAAAATAGGTAGCGATTATAGGGTGGATTTGGAAGTAAAAGCCGACTTGCAAACCTCTGCGGCTACAGATGCTCTTTCAGATACTGTAGATTACGTGTTTTTAAACCGTGTTGTTAGAGAAGAAATGCTAAGACCTACCCATCTCCTAGAAACGGTTGGAAAACGCATTCTAGACCGAATTATGTCCGAGAGTGGTAAGGTACAATATGCAATCGTGTGGGTAAGTAAACTAAACCCTCCAATTGGTGGTGATGTTGAACGGGTAACCATACAAATGCAGAAGAGCCGAAAATAA